A DNA window from Hydrogenophaga taeniospiralis contains the following coding sequences:
- a CDS encoding WbqC family protein, with product MKKVAIVQSNYIPWKGYFDMIAAVDEFILYDDMQYTKRDWRNRNLIKTPQGVQWLTVPVLVKGKFQQKIRDTEIDGTDWAAAHWKAMVQNYRRAPCFAEIASWLEPIYVEGLFTHISQLNRRLIEAICQYLKIKTTIKNSWDYALLDGKTERLAHLCAQAGGTEYISGPAAKDYIEEKIFTEMGIELTWFDYSGYSEHPQLWGEFSHGVTILDLLFNCGNDSPKYMRYVR from the coding sequence TTGAAAAAAGTTGCCATCGTGCAATCCAATTACATTCCCTGGAAGGGCTATTTCGACATGATTGCTGCCGTTGACGAGTTCATTCTCTACGACGACATGCAATACACAAAGCGCGATTGGCGGAACCGCAATCTGATCAAAACACCCCAAGGTGTTCAATGGCTCACCGTTCCAGTGCTTGTAAAAGGAAAATTCCAACAAAAGATCCGCGACACCGAGATCGACGGTACCGATTGGGCTGCTGCACATTGGAAGGCAATGGTGCAGAACTACCGCCGCGCGCCCTGCTTCGCTGAAATTGCCAGTTGGCTAGAGCCGATCTATGTTGAAGGACTCTTCACTCATATATCACAATTGAACCGTCGTCTTATCGAAGCCATCTGCCAGTACCTGAAAATCAAGACCACGATCAAGAACTCATGGGACTATGCATTGCTCGATGGAAAAACCGAGCGTCTGGCCCATCTCTGTGCACAGGCTGGTGGTACAGAATACATCTCCGGTCCAGCGGCCAAAGACTATATAGAGGAGAAGATTTTTACCGAAATGGGGATAGAACTCACTTGGTTTGATTATTCAGGCTACTCGGAGCACCCTCAACTTTGGGGTGAGTTTTCGCATGGCGTCACGATCCTTGACCTGCTATTCAATTGCGGCAATGATTCTCCAAAATACATGAGGTATGTACGATGA